From Juglans regia cultivar Chandler chromosome 9, Walnut 2.0, whole genome shotgun sequence:
tagcaTTTGACAAGTACATTTCAAATTTCTCAGCAGTCTTTGAATCTTGgtattttattaactttattGTTTATATGTATTAAATAGGTTTGGAACAAGCTAACATTGAGAATTTTAACATCCAATATTCCAAATCATAACGGTACTATTGTATATGCACGGTCCTTAGATATGAACTGTAATTTTTCCGCTATAAACAAGTGATACATTTTCGCTATTGTAATGCAAAGACCAGACtgtcaatttttaatattgaccTATTTATATTAATGGGATTGAAAATGCAATAACGAACCACATTTAATAAATTCTTATTCATTGTTACAGTAAGTCACTAATTGATACGAATTGGTGTTGAACCGTGTAGTTTGAGGATTTTGCTTTCTggattcttcttcattttctaattCATTGTTTAATATGTTCGCTAACCGATCCagatttttgtttattagtGTTATGAACAAGTTCAAATGAAGAAAGATTTTGGAGTTCCTTGAACAGAAAACAAATGGAGACTTCTTTAATAGTGGATTATTAGTTATAACTAGCCTGCAAATTCCTTCCACTTCCTAGTACAAGAGACCTTACAGTTACTGCATAAGAGTATCCAGAGAGTACTGTGTCATCCTACTGCAAAGCCTTTATTTCCTTGTTTAATCATAAGCAACCATGACTATAAAGATAAACAACCTGAATAACAACACAAACATTACAAGAACTGAACTTCAAATCAACACAAtgaataacaacacaagaatagGAGGCAGGCAACCTCAAATCAAAAGCATaactacaacacaattttcaGATAAAGGGGAAACTATCTGGAGTGGATGGCCTTAATTAGCTCAAGAACTGAACTTCGACTTTATAAATTCGACAACCTTTTCTTCTACTTGGAAGGCCCTCGTTAGAACATCATCTGGAATCGAGGGTGTTGAAGCAAAGAGAGTAAAGGGAAGGACCACAGCCCCTGGTAACTGACTGTTGAAAGCCGTGATAATAAAGGCTTTCCCTACTCCAACATTCTTTTGGAAGTGTACAAGTCCTCTAGGAATGACAAACATCTGCCCAGCATTCAAGACTTTTGAGTGATACACATTGCCGGTTGTCACAAACCCCACAAGTACCTGCCCATCGATGACCACGCCGCTCTCGGTTGCACGAGGGTGAGAGTGGGGTGGATTAAGTCCTCCCGGAGCAAAGTCCACTCTGTTCATTGAAATCCCAAGCGTGTTGAGTGCAGGAAAATTATCGACATTACCTCCAGTGACGATTGAGCCAAAGATGTTTGATGTGTCACCCACTTTGGTCAACCCATCAAAGAAGAAATCATCTGAACTTACTTTTGAGGCTGGTTTGCAAGGGAAGCCATTAACTGATATAGAGTTGGCACTTTTATCCGCCACACAGAAATCCTGTAATGGATCGGGGTCGGCTGAGGAGGCAAGCAAGGGGAGAAGCAACAACACGACGAGGTATGACAGCATGTGGACGTGTGAACGTGATGGAATCTTCATGGCTGAATGGGCTTTTGGTTTTTAGAAGTAAtgggtttttagttttttcgtTTTTGAAGATGAGATACTGGGATATTACTCCAGAGGTTGGGAATAATGTTACTGTATATAGAACTTTTTCTCTcctgaaaatcccataagtctTCAGCTTTATCATTTTAgtatatgtttggatgttgaagtgaattgagttgagttgagttgagatgataaaatattattaaaatattattttttaatattattattattttgagatttgaaaaagttgaattgtttattatattttgtattggaatttgaaaaagttgtaatgatgagttgagatgagttgagaggagtttagtaaccaaacgaagccttaatttATCCGAGGCAAACATCATGTCGACCGAGTCAAATGATGTAGGGGATACAAAAACGTCCAGAAGATCACTAGAAAATGAGCTTGTAGCAGAGAAGCTCCCATTTGACACATTTGACACACCATTGAATTAGAAAAGTATTGGAgttctaattatttttgtaacttaGTGGATTCAATAACAAGTCGTATGTTACACATCAGGCTtgtaaataacaaaactctttttatttgtAATGCAAATAGAAAATTCTTAGGTGTCGGTTGAAAGATAATCTAGGTTATTTTCTTGGGACAATTTCATGAATTCAATAACTTGGGCAGGTTCGTGAGCcatgatctcaagaacaaggAAAGCAGTTCACGAAAGTTAAGGTTGCATGACCTTCCTGCTGTTGCATAGTTTTATTGACCTTTCAACATTGTGAAACTGGTTTGGATTCatagataagttgagatggtttgtgaatagtagaataaaatattaataaaatattattttttaatattattattgttttaaaatttagaaaagttgaattgtttattatattttttaaaaatttagaaaagttgtaatgttgagatgagataagttgaagtgaattttgaatccaaacaactcCACGTGGAAAGACCAATTACTAGATTTCCAGATGGCCCTGGATGGGCCTCTTTTCAACGACAAAAAGTAGCTGAGAAGTTTTCACACTGTTATCTGCTATGATATAGACAATAAAACCACCAAATATACAATAATCAACTTGCTCTTCCTATTTATTTAGTGTTAAAATCATATGTGGTGGAGCAGCATATCTTATCACCTGATTGAACGTTTCTGCATTGCATGATTCGACTAGGAAAGGgtgcttatatttttaaaggttAGGTAGCAGCAGCCTCACATCAGATGGTGAAAAAATCAGCTCACGAAAGCTAGAATAGTAGCCGTAAATTCCAATTAAGAAgtcattttttatcatttcaactttcttttcaGACGATATTGATATCGGTGTGTACACACATGTACATGCCATTACAAAAATGTTTATGGCTTTGAATGAATTTGTTCTGTTGAACGTTTAAGCCTTGAGTAGCATTCCCAAAGCCCCAAGTATTGTGGCTTTTAACCCTTGATTGCAACAAGAGCTAAACATACTCAAGAATAGTTGTGAGCTTAGCAATAGATGAGAGGGTTTTTATAAAGTGAAGTCCTTCCTTTTGGGTATAACTCTTAGCTACTGATCTAGTTTTGTAGTATTCTATAGGCCTATGAAAGCTTGACCTTTACTGCCAGCCTTACACCAGTAAGGAGATTTTACAGCTTGGTGAAGAAATTGAAGTTCAATTTCAATTAGGATAGATACTATGAAAGCTTCATAAAATGGtgatattttatgatatgaaagaacaaaataaaatgataaggaGTACCAGAAGTTTCCTGAGAAATAACATTGTCCAACGATGTGGTAGGTGAAGAAGAGGTCATGAGGTGACAAGGATACGGATCCCTTcgttaaaaaacaaataaaacaaataaaaaatgacaacGATACTATTGTTGATAACTATGGGGTTGTCTGATCCTTTGATGACTTTCGCGGGAGAGATCTAACTGAAGGAGGATggtcaaaagaaataaataagaaagattGAGGATAAGGGAAGAACATAATCAAGTGATGGAGATGAGGGAGTATGAGGACTATCAAATTGTACAAACAGTAGGAAGAACTAAGGGATCAGTAGAAGAGGAAGATCAGATAGGTGaaaatggaaatattttttcatagaaAAAACATCCGTTGAAATAAAAGATGGATAACTGCGAAAATGCAAGACTTAGCTCTAGAATCAAATTTAGTTTGATTATGCGAAAGAGTCAAACATAGCGTAAACAACCATGTCAAGTGCAAGAAGAGGAACTATATGTGGAGTCTAATTTGAAAAaggaatatataatatgagtTTGATTTATAAATGAGCAGCTGTTAAAACACATTCACCATAAATTTCAAGAGAAAATTAGCTTGAAAGCTAAGAGCTTGAGCCACATTTAGAAAGTGgtggttttttcttcttcaaaatgtGTTTTTTGTTGTAGAGTTTCAATGCAAATCTTTGATGAACAACAACCTTAGAATTGTAAATATGAAGCAtatctgtaacgccccgttctcgcagggatcgaagagttactttctataacttaaaactcacaattcatcaatatatttatagactccaaaatataacgtcatcagaatactacaaaatcttttaataaaatctgccacttctcagaaatcttcaatgagtaatccactatgcttaaataagcATATCTCcaatgctccataatcctgatccttagctggactattcaaaaaatcatttgaaaaataattggagataaggggtgagttatcaacaactcagttgtaacaccccgtattttagtgtatttttttatttgaaagattattcgttattaatttaaaaatttattctcttgttttaaaattgattggatttttagtgggtttctttttatgattttaattttgtgaaaattattctaaagtgctttcttataattgattattgtaatacatttaaattgtttttcatattaaattaacttattgttgggtttaattatttatttttattttaatcattacgtttgaattattttattttattttacttgctgttttaaattCGTTTccgttgaattttttttgtgacccaagatgtggggattggacctcatttctttccctccattttctcttttctcttttctttttcttcttttcctttttttttcttttccttctttttcttttctttttctcctctcttctccCGTGCGCCGCAcgtctccccctctctcttttATCCGTCCGTGCGTCGTCCCCCAGCCAGCTGCCGTGCACCGGCGGTGATCGACAACTCCCAGCCCATTAGCTTCCCCACAGGCCGACGActccacccctccatttccagcccttatctcgccgccgatagcccccacgcaccacaccaagccgcggcactccttgcgccaccgtcgcgccacctccggccaccatcttctcaccacatcatcctcgacctcctagcaacccaatggacccaaccccacctccgatctgtcaccggtgaagccccaccatcaatatttccgttttgggtattttagtcttcgaccgccctctacgccgccactcacggccaaccaccactagcttcaccgacatccctaaaccctactctatcaatctcaggtcttcgtttacacccgttcaaaagtggtttttgagacccacggccacaatgcatttggcacagttttgttgctgcgttgtcgcttctagcacctccgtaatctttcaaaaattatattatagcattgtaagtatttttccaaagaaattttgagatttaaatatatttctgcgctaattcatatttattgtgaattggttggttgtgccggactgagtccaatgagtaagggggtcggttggattggatgatggagttgtttgtgtgagattggtttatgctatgaaatttgttgtcCAGATAAGcaaggttcctatgctaggttttatacaagttaattagactgaggttgaccttatgaaaacttgcatattttgtgatttgatgggaacttgtgaaaataaagatcaacctcggtcgcttatctgcattattcatcaaatttgtgtgaaaaaggaaaatatgttctgatatgcattgtgtagacatgagctaaattctatcatgtgtttttctgaaatctgaaaaagggagcgatattgagaatatggaaaattgtgcatttatttaaaaagatgttctggcttttgttgtcagtgtgtgtaaactgtctgattctattttggtactctatattattttgatataacatctgaaaacctttggcattgtgtactggtatttgtatctaactctgtctctgctctgctctgttatgctctgctctatttgggttagtaccaacttctctgtctctgagtgcacccactttggaaacaaagtggttttattgtggtctttcctgtgtgcacattcggggctccgagaagaataaaggaaagatttcacctctgtctctgccttgTTTGGcgaccggggttagcacaaccctaccaatgggggtgaaacatggtctctgctctgtgtgatgctctgttttgatctgatgacgatactcagtttatgttatgccaaagtattatgggttttacgtgttttaaaaccatcgctctgttacttttgaaaatatgttctgctctgcatgataactctggaaaatgttttgttctgcatgctatactttataaatgttcatgtttgcacgctagcatatgtcctctgcttactgagttgttgataactcaccccctatcttcataatatttttcaggtgatgtggagagtccaactgaggacctagATTAGATTGGTCAGCATGATTAAGATgagagaggatgttagaagaaggaattctgatatcctttagttttaatgtcttttagatttaattatatcttgggcttgggtttagtaagacttttgaagttattagtttggtttgttatgactatcgggagattttggactccttagtttattttgctgcagtaatgacttcgTAGCGTTTCAATGTagttatttagagtacttgagattgagttttgctaataaagttttggagttttattttagttgtgttgggaaacatgttcttaagtgacatgtagtaattTTCCAGGCCAACCgagtttggggcgttacatcagtaagcagaggacatatactagtatgtaaacatgagcatttttacagagttcagaatgcagaaacaaaacattttagtatcaatatgcaaatctcaacaatacatattattagaaaatcagagcgacttttcaaatatttcatattcaaagactcctttggcacaacatgactgaacattttcgtctaatcatatcatatcagaataaagaccatgtttaactcccatggtagggttgtgcattctgcggaaagccaaacagaacataaatcaccatgttaccaaagcgattgcactcagaacataAAACTACTATTATATCACATGGCAGCCCaggggtcactattgtatcccgtgacagggccagaggtcactattttatcccgtgacagggctaaaggtcactattatatcccgtgacagggccacatatcagagcaaaacagaataagaatcaccatatcagagtcagaatcagagttagaacagaatcagaaagtcatacCAAATGTTTttcaaatgccacatcatatcaaaacagagtactgatattcaaatcatttcacatattccaaaacagattcagaacatattcacgtcacatgcgaaatttatcaaattttcatattctcacatttgtctcagttcaataacagaatggcaaaaataagctcatgtctacaccaatcatgacagaaaatacgttttttttaaacagaatctcatgagtaatgcagaacaaatatccgaggtggttttcagatttcttttcatagcaaaacatgcacattttccaaaaaggatctcagttaattttatttaatgcaaagtctggCATAGGAACCCCcattacctggacttcttagcctttcgaaaatttcctcaacaatattgagcgaaaatcaatcgtcacctataaaataatcacgtaacttccataaatttccactccacatatttcaatatctaaacctgAAATACCTGTTTTAATACCTCAAAACCTacaatttctcttaattctaaaataccatcactttctaaatttATCGTTTAGCCACTTAAACGAATTTGTACTGAAGAGAGTAatcgaataaatattatgataactGAATACCGgtgtttttaaaatactaaagtacccATAACGTATTATAGATTAATAGAATACTATGGCtacttaaaatctcataaaataaggccaacttaaaaaaatgagttcaattgaaaactaaatagttcaaattaacaatataatctgttttgttttatgtataataaaaacCAAGCCCAATCTTTAAACCACAACCAATTAAACCAAGCccattgaaaacaaaaacccatTAAACTAAAACCACGTAACCACATATAAGAAAACATCATACAAAGGGAAAAACtgtaataaaatctcaaaattattcttctttctaAAGGGCTTTAAGGGTGAAAACTTTCCTATTTTGAAGGCTTACTGAGGGGGAAGGGAGACGTGCAGCGGATCCTTGCTCACCAGAGGAAAGCTCACGACAGCGGATTGGGGAGGTCCTGGGTGGTTGGCGacgtgaaaaaaaaacactgagagagagagagagcgagagagagatgtaaaaaaaataagtgcaCACAGCCAGCGAgagagaagcaaaaaaaaaaaaaaaagacggagAAGCAGTGCAAGCATTCGGCAAAAGCTCACTGCGAGGGGCAAGGGGGAATTGAGGCGGCTCGAGGCTGACAAAAAGGTGACAACTGGCGGATTCTTTGGCTAGCCCGATAATTTTCCCGTCGTACGgtggtgatgctctgttttcgaTAGGAGAAACAGAGGCTCTCTTATTTTATGGTGATGGCCAGTGGTGGTTCCGTGTGGGTTCCCGGCAGCTTATGGAGGTGTAGACTAGGTTCGTCGCGAAGGCAGCGCGATGGCTTCACGCGGCATGCAACGCGGTGCATGTTATGTGGAGTAGGAAGGCAGAGGCTTCGTTAGGTTGGCGTGGTGTTTTCCGAATGGGTGAGGACAGGTTGCGGTGATGTTGGGACGTCGTGGGTTGTGGCTTGTGGAGGTTGGTTTTGAGGTTTGGGCAGGGTGGCTCCGTGCGGTGGACCTACGTGTGATTGGCTTTCATGGAGTGGCTCTCGGTGGAAGGGTCTCTTGCCGTGATCTTAGTGCTCATGGTCGAGTTTGACCTGTactggccgtgggtggtgcatTGCAGAAGCGCACGGTGGGGGGTGGAGGTCAGTGTAGTTGTTGACGGCAGTGTGGAGTGCAGCTATGCACGGGTTGCTGCGGCCACTTCTTTAGAgagaaaaacatgcatttaCAGTTGATTAAAACCTAGAAGATCACGTACGTGCATGAGATATGGAAGTGAAAACTACTTCCTGGTTGCGTTGGGTTGGGCTTACTGGTCCATTCCATGCATTTGGGCCCagtccaaaaaaagaaaagtccaacaaaaggaaaaggcacaataaaaataaataaaagccaatTCAAAACACTgcaactcaatattaataaaataaaataataaaagtccaacaataaaattattcattaaagcaaagagtaaatttaaatgcaaacactgattaatatcaagaaagcacatcgaagtaaatttcacaacttaaaaattataaaataaattcaacgagaaaatctgataaattttaaaacaagaaaaataatatttaaattaattaaaaaaataatcttccacataaaaaaataaatacgctAAAATATGGGGTATTACATTGATGAGTTAGACGTCTTAGGACTTGCCTCGGCCCAACTAGTGCCTAATGCTTGGAGGATTTTAATGGCTTGTTGCTTCCTTTGGCGGCGAGTGTTGGAGACCACGGGTGATGAATATCCCGATCTCACAGCTCATGAGTTTCTTTATCTTCATGGGTTTAGACATTTGGATGGGAACCTTTGTAGTTTTAGGTCCCACAATAAAATAGTTCATTTAGAGCATAAGTATTCCCATGCCAAGGATTGGTAGAGGAAATTTTTCTCTATCTCCAGTGATGGTTGGGAATTCCTTGTGGATGAGGTTTCGAATCATGAATTCCCCATTAGGGCTTTGTGGTCTCCGGTTCCCGAGGAGCGTGGATTTGAGATTCTTCTTTTTACCTAAGAGGAGCTCGTATCCAATTGGTGCAGGCTTGGTCAACAAAGAATGCCAGCTCTACCTGGTTGGATGTCATTTTGACTCCCTTTAATATTGATAGATTCTTAATGGTGCCTAGTCGGGTGCACATTTTTGGGCGCGAATTTCTGGGTGTTCCATCGTCGGTGAGTTTCTTAAAAAGGGGGCCACCACCCACTACagagggaggaagaaaaagaaagctcGTGCAGCTGTGGCACCTTCAAATGAATCTAGTTCCACAAAGGCTGGGCCCTCGCCACCATCTTTGGCAAGTAGTCGGGAAAAATCAGACCCTCCCCTAGTACCTTCAACCAATTCCCTTGACGAGATTATGGCTCAAGCCAAGGTCAATTCGAGTTGGTAATAGTGGCTGAAGCTGCCTTGTCGCCTAATATACTATCTGTAGTTACTCAGCAGACAGGTGACCACATCAACTTAGATGAGGGTGATGACATTGTAACTCTAAACCCAGAATTCCTTAATGCACTTCAGAATGTACCGAGCAACTTTCCTTCTTTCGACGCTTCTGGGGGACCTCGGGTCGAGGATGTTGAAGACCTGTTGGTGGGAGCTACAATCTTGGCATTTGGCTCCCCCCTTGCCTCAACCATCTCTGGTGGGGTTACCCTTGAGTTGCCTCTTGTCTTCCCAACATTATCTCCTACTAGCAGAAGTAGGGCATCGATCTGGTCTTTGCCTTTCAGCATTTCCCCCATCAGGGGTGGTGAGCCTTCTTCGACTTTTCTAGAGGAGAATCCTCTTGGTGGTCCTTCTTGGGAAATTAGCTGCTCAAAAGGATGACGCAAAGCCGCTCCCCAATCAAAAGGTGGGAGCAAATACGAGCATTCCTTCAAGAACTCCATTAGTCTGTTCAAGATACTCCTGCTTTGGCGGGTTTCACTGATATTTCCTTTAAGGTTCCTGATCCTTGAGGTTCATCTAGTGCTCGCCCAGCTAGTTCCTATTAGGACTCGCTTACTCGCAGTGAAGAGGTCTTTCACTCCACCATTCATAACCTTTGGAGTATCCTCTCACCAATGAGTTCCTTTGccttaagatttattttttttctttctttccgcTTTTGACtccctcttctttcttttcttttcatctttcttcttttttttttcttttttagggaGTTGACCCTCTAGCGACTATTTTGGTCGAGGACCATTTAGAATTGGAGGAAGAAAACCAATCCATGTGATTCTTTATCGGTAAAGCCCATAATGTCATCTGTCCTACTCGTGTCGAGAAGGAGGAGATGGCTAGCGCATTGTCCTGAGTTGAGTCTCACTCCCATGAGCTTGAAGATGGGTTGGCTTCCTTATGTGCCCAAGTTGACGAGCTCTTTGGAGGAGTTCGGCCATCATCATCAAGAACCAGAGACTAACAGGAAGGAACGGGATGATCTAATGGCTTGCATTATCCAAATGAAAGCAGATAATAAGGAGCTGAAGAAGGCGAAGGCTGACTACGCTGGTTGCCTACTAACCTTCGAAGAAGGGTGCCAAGAAACCTATACTAGACTGAGCATAGAGAAGGGTGAGAAAGTCAGGGCCGAACAAGATCTGGCAGTGGCAAAAA
This genomic window contains:
- the LOC118349483 gene encoding germin-like protein subfamily T member 2 is translated as MKIPSRSHVHMLSYLVVLLLLPLLASSADPDPLQDFCVADKSANSISVNGFPCKPASKVSSDDFFFDGLTKVGDTSNIFGSIVTGGNVDNFPALNTLGISMNRVDFAPGGLNPPHSHPRATESGVVIDGQVLVGFVTTGNVYHSKVLNAGQMFVIPRGLVHFQKNVGVGKAFIITAFNSQLPGAVVLPFTLFASTPSIPDDVLTRAFQVEEKVVEFIKSKFSS